Below is a genomic region from Fusobacterium sp. IOR10.
TTAAAATACACCTACTATATTTATAAACCATCCTTGAGAGTCATAATCATCTCTTCTTAAGTCATCATCAAACTTAGAAAAATTATATCCCACTCCTAATCTTAAATTTTCACTTATATATTTTTGAACTGAAAGAATTGCACCTTGGCTCACATCATCTGATTCTCTATCCACTTTCCAGTGATATTCTCCAAATATATCCCAATCCTTCATAATTCTATATGTTGATCTTAAACCAACTAGATATATATTAGTTTTTGTACTGTATTCTGATCCTGAGGCTCTATCATAAATACTTTCTTTATGTTTATAAGCTAATTTCAATCCTAAATCCAACCTAGCATTATATGAATAAATATTTTCAAATTCAAATATATGACTTTTTTCATCTTCATAACTTACATTTCTGTCTGTATCGCTTTCATCGATTAAGAAAGTATATCTTGTTAACATATTTAACTTATCTGTAAAAGATGGTCTGTAAGCTAACCCTATATTTGATTCTAAATATCTTTCTAAAGTTTGGTCTAAGGTTTTATTTTTAGATATAGAATAATTAAACTTTCCACTTATTCTATACTCATCTGAAAATTTATGGCTTATACTATTTGTTGTAACATATTCAGTTGTTTTTTCTGTGCCCTTGTATTCTATGTATTCAAATTTGTTTTTAATAATACTTCTATCAAAATCAATTTTATGATATACACTTAATGATTTTCTTTTTACATCATCTGTGTCATCTTCAGCTTCAATTTCTCCAATTCCAAAGGCTACTCCCATAGTGTAATCATCTGTTCTGTCATAGTCAAAACCAAATGAATTAGTATTTCCTTTATCATTATTTTCTCTAACAAATTGATTTTCTTGATAAAATTCAACTTTATCTGTTATATTTATACTTTGACCAAATGTTGTTGTATCTTCATTTGTATCTCCACTTTCACTTGTATATCCAACGTAAACATTGTAATCATCAGTTACATCATAGGTTAATTTAGTATCTGTTGTATCTCCTCTATCCCCTGTGGCACCTTCTAAAGTTAAATTTAAATCATCAGTAATGTCAAAGTCTCCACCTAATGTATATAAATCATTTGATTCATAGTTGTCATCCTTGTTAAGAGTAGTTTGAGCCTTTGCATATACAGATATATTGTCTGTGAAATCATGCTCTATTTTAGCTCCTAGAAGATCCCCTGTTCCATATTTGTCATCGTCATTTAATTCTTTAATTTCTGCAACTTCAACTCCTACTAAAGTTTTCTCTGTTAAAGAATATTCCATTGAAACACTTGTTTCTTCAAGATCCTTAACTTTATCTCCTAATAAATCCTTTTTAACTGTTGAAACTTTGGAAATTTTAATTTGTTTTTTAGTATCTGGTCTTAAAATAATCTCAGTACCATAGTTTTCCCAGTGTAAATTATCATCTTGATCTGCGTAGGAATAATTAGCATCCTTATCCTCATACCAAAATCTTATTTCACTTCCAAATCCTTTAAAGTAATTAGAAGAAACATCATGTAAGTTTAAAACTCCATAAACTCTTTTAGCTTCTCCCCCTTCATCTTCATCAACTGGATTTGTTATTTCTCTAAAACTTAAACCTCCATTTGAAGAGAATAAATTACTTGTTTGTTGAGTACCCTCTGATTTTGAATATTCAGTTGTTACAAAACTGTTATCACTAAGTTTTAAAGTTAAATCAGCACCTTGCATAGTGTAATCAGTGCTATCTTCTGTATCCTTAACATAGGTAGCTCCTATACCAACGCTGTCATGTACCCAAGTCTTAACTCTTCCACCAGCTATTGAACTATCTATTTCATCTGTTCCTGAAGGAATATATTCATAATCAACTACTAAATAATTTTTATATTCATTTGTTAAATTAGTTGTTATTATTGAACTTTCATTAGAAGTTGATGTATCTGATAAAGGTTTAGTTAATATTATTCTTCCTTGATATTCATCTATTTCATAATCTTTTCCTTCTTCTAAATACACAGTTTTTTCAGTAAGACCAGTATCTTCATTTATATATTTTATATAAACCTTTTCACTTCCCTCTGAAACATCACCATTTTTCAAGAAGTATAAACTTCCTCCAGTTCCTAAAAATTCCTCATGGGAAGAAATTAAATTTGGACTGGAAACAAAACCTATTACATTTAATTTGTCATCACCATAAGTTGTAGTTTCATTACTTCTATAATCTACTTTTGCCCCATACAAGCTTCTGTCATATTGACTAAATGTTGTACCTGTAAGTCCTGTATTATAATTACCCCAAGTATAGTTTGACTTATCATAATTTACATTTAAATACATTTTTCCTTGGGTATTTGCTTCGTATCTTATATAGGAATCGTCACCATAAGTTGGATAAAAACTATTGTCATCATCTAATCTTTCAAATATAGAATCATTATCCTCATCTGTAAAATCCTTAAACATATCTGAAATTTTATTAGCCCTTGTATCAACTTGAGCTACAACTGACATTCTATCACTTAATTTCCCAATCCCAAAATAAGAAAGACGACCACTGTCATATGTAGTTCCATCATATTCATCATCAACACTTAAAAGCTCTTTGTTTCCACTGACCTTGTTTTTCCCTATATAAAAATCTGCTATTCCTGTTTGGATATAGTGTTTTTTCTTAACTTTGAACTTTATAGTATATTCTTGTGTTTCTCCATTTTCATACTTAACTTTAATTGGTTTTTCATATTCTCCACTTTTATAATACTCTTCCTCTGAGAACATTTCCTTATCCACATCATAGGAATTATCCCCCACATCAACTGTATCAACCCTTGATAAATTACTTCCTGTAAATCTAACTACCCCTGTTGCAACTTTGATGTTGTGAGATTTTAAAGTAGCTTCTCCATATTCCTTTGAATCATCTTCTCCAAAATCACTTAAATCTATTTCTGTTTCTTTACTTACTAGGTTAATTATACCTGTATTTGTTTTATCAAAGTTATTCTCTTCATCATAGGCTGTTAACCTAAATAGCAAAGTATGTCCTGCTCTTAATTTGTAATTACCATCATATTTCCCATCCCATTTAATATTCATACTGTTGTATAAAACCTTTTCTTCAATTGTTTTTAGAGGAGATGACAAATTAACGTCATCTTCTCCAAAAATTTCAAGTTTCCAGTGGTCAATATAGTTTCCATAATTACATTGAACAGAAAAACTAATTTCCTTTTCTAACTTACCTCTTTTTACAACAACCTCATCATCAACAGTTAAAATAAGTTCTGGATCTATTTCTGATATATCTGAAGTTGCCCAAATAGCTCCACCTGTTTTTAAATAAATTCTATTTCCTGAAGATTCACTATGTTTTTCAATTTGAGCATTATTAGTTTTGCTTTCAATTAAAGTATAATCTTCATTAATTGCATTTGCTTTACCAGAGGCTAAGATTAAAATAGATAATATAAGTAGTTTATTTTTCTTCATCTTATTTTACCTCCTTTTCTTTTAAACTAAAGTTAAATTTATTTAATCCATTAGGAGATATTCTTCTAACTAAAGGATTTTCAGTAATTATTTCCATTCCATCAGGAATTGATGCCTTATCTACTTTTACTAGGAAATTCTCACCTTTTTTATCTAGCACCCATTTATCTGGAACATGGTATCTACCAAATTCATCTGTTTCTACAACTACTCCATCTAAGACTATTAGTCTTACTCCTGGAATTCCTTCTTCATAAACACCTATATTTTCTATTTTTATTTCATGAAGATAGATATTTTTATTTTTACTTTTATATGTATTTCTTGTAACAAGTAAGTTTTCTTGACTAAGTCCCTTTTTCTTATCCTTTGTATAGGTAGTTTTAATATTTCCAAACTTATCAATTAATATATTAGTTCCTGCCTTTGTTGATATTTCTGTAGGTGACCAATCCTTACTTTTACTTAAAAATCTCAATGTTAATTTATCATTTTTTTCTATAACTTTATTTTTTGAAATACCATTTAACTTATTCACTATAATTCCTTTAACAAGAGAGTTTGTTTTTTCATTTAATTTTAATTTTACATTGTTTTTCTCTACAGTTAATGAATTTGGGATATAGTCCTTTGTTATTCCACCTTTGATTTTTATTTTTTCTGCAGTTGCTAATCCTTGATAACCGTCTCCATTTATATCTTCAAAAACTTTTCCAATTATTGTAGCTGTGTCAAATAGCTCATCAGGTGTTACAATTACAATGGCTGAATCTTCATTTGAAACTAGTTCTCCATCAATAAGTGCATAAGCTGTATTTTTATACTGTCCAAAAGTTGTTCCTATGCTTACTTTTAATAAATATCTTATTCTTAGAGATTCCCCTGGAGCTAAGTTAACCTTACTAAAATTAACTGTTCTTCCAACAACAGGTTCCCCTGTAACTAGAATATCATCAGCTGTATCAAAGGTTTCGTCACTACCATCTCTAGTCATTTCTGTAGTATCTTCCACATATTCAAATCCACTTGGGATTTTATCTTCCACAAAGAAGTTATAAAAATATGTTTCCCCTACATTTCTAACTATAATTTCATATTCTACAAATTCCCCTTGTTCAACTTCTTCTTTCAAGGCTGTTTTAGTTAAAAGAAGTTCACCATCATTTAATAATGGGATACTTTCCTTTGTTGTAGCTTCTCCTTTTTCTAAAGTTCCATCATTATTCTCATATTCAAAACTTGCTGTATTAACTGCTCCTTCTTTTACCTTTGCATTTGTTTTTCCTACTATTGTAAATTCAATCTTATCACTTGGAGCCATATCAATTACTAATGCATCTAAATCTTCTGTTGAATCATCAGAATCATCATACGAAGAAACACTTGTAACATCTGTTACTAAAGTTGAATTTTTAGTAATAACATGTGTAATCTTCCAAGAGTCAAATACATCTCCTGTTGTTCCATCAACATATTCAGCTTGAATTTCTGATAGCTTATCTGTTAACTCAATATTTTTAGCATTTCCTGTTCCTGTATTTTCCAATGTAACAGTATATGTTAAGTCTTTCCCTGCAATGTATTCTTCAGTATCAACTTCCTTTGCTATTGTAATTTCTGCATTTGTTGGTTTTGTTTCAACTTCTATACTGTTTTCGTCAAATGGTTTAAAAGTTCCATCATTATCTGTATATTCAAAGGCTGCTTTATTTATAATTTCACCAACTGCATCATCTCTAACTTTAGCTTTAAATACATAGGTTACTTTACCATCTTTAGGCATATTTTCAATATAAGATGTTAATTTACCATCTTCTAATTTTAAAGGTTCTGATTGAGTTACTTCAGGATCAATACTTGAAGATACTATTTCAATAGTTGATAAATCAAAGGCTGTCTCATCATCATTAGTAGTTTTAACAATTATATCTTTTAAATTATCTTCAAAGTCAACACCATTAGCTGGACCAGGTCCTTTATTTTCTAAGGTTACTGTATATGTTAAGTAATCCCCTGGAACATATACATCCTTATCCACTGTGTGAGTCATTACAACTTCTGATCTTGAAGGAATAAAGGTAGCGCTTGCTGGAGGAATAACATCTTCTCCATTTTTACCTGTAACAGTATTAATTATATCTCCA
It encodes:
- a CDS encoding DUF11 domain-containing protein; translation: VSGETTITTTHPNVSVNAIGKVTSTTFDIKKGEKITFQIKGTVNENVVGDIKNTASYILDGVTIDGNEVTTESEKATIVLTKEALVDDDLKGYIPGEKIKYKITIENTGKGFGDNINITDEISGILVDTVDGSAVAFSENDWEWTKETEELPNVIQNLVPLRGKDLDIDVDIESGKTLTLYVEGTVNPDAYGDIINTVTGKNGEDVIPPASATFIPSRSEVVMTHTVDKDVYVPGDYLTYTVTLENKGPGPANGVDFEDNLKDIIVKTTNDDETAFDLSTIEIVSSSIDPEVTQSEPLKLEDGKLTSYIENMPKDGKVTYVFKAKVRDDAVGEIINKAAFEYTDNDGTFKPFDENSIEVETKPTNAEITIAKEVDTEEYIAGKDLTYTVTLENTGTGNAKNIELTDKLSEIQAEYVDGTTGDVFDSWKITHVITKNSTLVTDVTSVSSYDDSDDSTEDLDALVIDMAPSDKIEFTIVGKTNAKVKEGAVNTASFEYENNDGTLEKGEATTKESIPLLNDGELLLTKTALKEEVEQGEFVEYEIIVRNVGETYFYNFFVEDKIPSGFEYVEDTTEMTRDGSDETFDTADDILVTGEPVVGRTVNFSKVNLAPGESLRIRYLLKVSIGTTFGQYKNTAYALIDGELVSNEDSAIVIVTPDELFDTATIIGKVFEDINGDGYQGLATAEKIKIKGGITKDYIPNSLTVEKNNVKLKLNEKTNSLVKGIIVNKLNGISKNKVIEKNDKLTLRFLSKSKDWSPTEISTKAGTNILIDKFGNIKTTYTKDKKKGLSQENLLVTRNTYKSKNKNIYLHEIKIENIGVYEEGIPGVRLIVLDGVVVETDEFGRYHVPDKWVLDKKGENFLVKVDKASIPDGMEIITENPLVRRISPNGLNKFNFSLKEKEVK